Genomic segment of Nothobranchius furzeri strain GRZ-AD chromosome 12, NfurGRZ-RIMD1, whole genome shotgun sequence:
TGCACATTATTGAAGAGGTTCAGCTGTTTGAGGAACCGCAGCCTGTCGATAATCTGCTGCTATCCAAAAAGCAGgtacactgtaagaaatgaatggttgaatttacttaaccgaGTTATGTTAACTGGTTCCACCAAACCTAGTTGCTTAAGTGTAAAGGGTAATATACATTTACTTTTTACATAACAATGTACAACAATGTATTTGCTCTTTACACTTGAGCAACTAGGTTGAATTAAACCAGTTAACATAACTTGGTTAATCCTTTAACTTGCAGGTTAACTGCTTGGTTTATTCGTTATATCTCATTGAAGCATGAACAGAACTTAATCGGGAAAAAAAATGACCTAACAACAAAAATTCTACAAAATATAAagatgttttaataaaaagttaaacATTATTAACTTACATTAGTATTTCCTCTGAATTAGATTATTCACTTAAAGGAGAAGGTTCaatgaaatttttttttaaattattatttcggattatcgttctttcggtcactacccaaagctcatgaccatagatgagggtaggaacgtagatcgaccggtaaatcgagagcttcgccttctgactcagctctctcttcaccacgacagaccggtacaacgcccgcatcactgcagatgcagcaccaatctgcctatcgatctcacgctccagttttccctcgtgaacaagaccccgagatacttaaaccacTCCACTTGGGGGCagggcctcatccctgacccggagaaggcattctacccttttccgaatcaagaccatggtctcagattcagaggagctgattctcatcccagctgcttcacacttgcctgcgaactgctccagcgaaagctgaagatcacgttctgatgaagccaacaggaccacatcatttaCAAAAAGCAGCGACCTGATCCTCagcccaccaaaacggatgccctccacaccttggctgcgcctagaaatcctgtccataaaggttatgaatagaatcggtgacaaagggtagCCTTAGCGGAGtcaaactctcactgggaacgagcccgacttactgccggcaatgcagaccaagctctgacaccggtcatacagggacctaacagcccgtatcagagggcctggtaccccatacccccggagtaccccccacagggccccccgagggacgcggtcaaactccttctccaaatccacaaaacacatgtagactggttgggcaaattcccacgcaccctccaggatccccctaagggtatagagctggtccagtgttctacGGCCAggtcgaaaaccacattgctcctcctgaatctgagattcaacaatccgacggaccctcctctccagaacccctgaatagaccttaccaggaaggctcaggagtgtgatcccctgtagttggaacacaacctgcggtccccctttttaaataaggggaccaccatcccggtctgccagtccagtgggtctgcccccgatgtccacgcgatattgcagagccgcgttagccaacacagccccacaacatccagagccttaaggaactccgggcggatctcatccacccccggaaccTAGCCATCAAGGAGCTTttgaaccacctcagtgacctcagcaccagagatttaagaggccaacccaaagtccccagactctgcttcctcactgacgggttttcacagcatctgtctgcattccttcgtgggggtttgttgttggcattcacaaggctgccatggcgtcagattccgataataagactttgtttgggtcaggcagagataatttttctctctgccttgaagtctgtaactgatcattcaagtcctccagtgaagcctattcaggttttaaacatctccacaccgtccagtgaccctctccgagatgacatccattttgcgcactaatactggtatcgcagctagaacattgtccagcttacgattcacctcgagtaccgtcccagtctgtgaggtctccacacggacggtgctttccgtgggtgcgggtcgccctccaatcgctcccgtcttcccaaatttccagaagaccagatatcctcccactccaatcagaagaaatccagtgatcatcaggccaattatccacacatcttcgacatcctcaatggacagctgagagaggcatacgatcttccactccctccagaaatcgagcatatatcccgctgcgtgtgtcccttgcgggcaagtgggagccccctcctccattctcatcgtagaaaaaatcttatcaatcgcgttgaatgaccaattaattaagtccattctaaaaaatagggtttttcagaagaaatgcagagaagcgctctgtcggcagacaggacaaagagccttgggaaaaaaagataagggagcaaaagcagaagcgtctgtactctgcgagtgccggaagaagatcactggagtcaccagaaggagcgctttccagcaccccctccaaggtctccataaAGGGTGGGtattctgaactgtagtttggtgcagaagcacagaccacagtcaaaacccgtccccccacacgtaggcggagggaggctaacctctcattcactgggttaaaccccaacgtacaggcaccaagattggAGGCAACTAGTAAACCCACCCCTGCTTGGTGCCTCTCAGTggaagcaactccagagtggtagaaagtccaacccttctcaaggaaactggttccagagccagagccatgcgttgaggtgagtcagactatatctagtcggaacctctcaacctcacacaccaactcaggctccttccccaccagagaggtgacattccatgtgccaagagccagcttctgtagccgaggatcagaccgccaaggtccccgccttcgactaccacccgtcacacactgcacccgacccctttggcccctcccacgagtggtgagcccatgggaagtgggacccacgtttcctcttcgggctgtgccctgccggactccatgggtgaaagcccggccaccaggcgctcaccaaCGTGCcctacctccaggcctggctccgggggggggggggggggggggggtcacattgggggggattaaacaagtgttcagcaCCTTTAGATTGAATTTGTTGGACAATATTTGACTATTTGTGCACACTTTTACTTTTAATTGACCAGAacctttttttaaaataataacatATTTGACAATAATAACATCTTATTTGAGCGTGCAGGGTTGCCAAGTCTCAGACGGAAAACACTGCTTCAGCTTTTTTAAAGCTGCATTATGTAGAAAGGAGGTAAAAATTACATCCTGGGGTAAAATTTGGTAACTTCAactactttaaacaactctgcagctttttgccggccgtcgtcaaattacaattgtcggcgctgcagtattagcaggagacacggcaaccccccactcactgatggtaagcaGTAATAACGTCTCTCcttcttttgttttgaaaggagaaaaactgacaatctccACAgttagctggatatgaaatatgtttcagtataaccatcctcaaaatgactgaaaccttAAGACTCCTTCGGGATTTTCTTACTGTAaagttctcactatattcttacacactgcaccctTAATTTGACACCAGCCGGCATCAACATTTTGGACAGGATCGAAGCCTGTGAAAGGAGTGGCCCAGAAGCAAAAGaaagtttttgttttattctaatatcaggtaaagaaGGGTAGAGGCTAATATTAAGCTAACAATGCTATTAGCAACAAATAAAAAATTGTCAGCTCTAAAAGTATCTCAAGCAAATTTTTTTATTTCCAACAActgaatattacagtgaaatgtaaatATCTACTCATTAACCTATTGTATAGAACTTTGCTTGTCGCCTAGAattttctggtgctgatccataactggtaACAGTTGCTCATTTGTTTTGATACATGTGCCGCAGCATCCACATCTGACCactggatgtcatttttacttcaaacTCCTTTAAATGTTAGCTCTTAGTGCCCAAATTAATAATTAATGTAAAAGAAGAAACATTTTCATTCCTTTTTCCTGCATATGGAAGCTAATACATTCCTTAAAGTGTAGTTAGTTCACACAGATCCTTACATTTCCACATTAACTGCTGTCTCGCATTAATAAAACCATCTTTCTCTTTCAGATGAGCGTCTACGTGGGCTCGCCTTCAGGTGTCATTCAGCTGCCGCTCTCAAACTGTCGCAGGTATGCTTCCTGCTATGACTGCGTTTTTGCCAGAGACCCTCACTGCGCCTGGAACGGAGCCGAGTGTGTGGATGTGTTGActcaggcagacaggtgagcgaTGAAATCCGTGGTTGGATCAGGTGACTGCAGTGCTGCAAGTGCACCAACctgcatttttaaaaaatgtgtttacTCTGACCTAAGTTACCTGCAATATcacagtgtcctgtcacagtgtcagcTCAGAGAACAGTTGTGTAATCATGCTGCTGTAATAGTAAACATGCAGCTGTGCGCTTAATGAGTTGGAATTGATGTAGAAATGCTGTGTCAGTAGAAAGGAGTTGTGAATGATATTAAAAGACAGTGATAAATCACATTTCAACAGCAGGAATTACAAGACAGGAAGAAGCAGAATGCTCATCTGCATTAATGCACTCATTGTTATATTTTCTATCTTTTCACAGGTCCGCTTTAATCCAAGACATCCTGCATGGCAAAAGTGGATGTGAGCAAATACCGTACGGTAAGCAGAAATCTCATCTGATGCTGCATGAAAAAAACTTTGCATTTGACATGTAGAAAGACGATTAAAAGTAGAAAATGTGAGATTCAAAAGATCCAGAGTTGTTATGAGATGGAGTGAAGGGCTCTTTGAAAGTTGATTATGTTCACGGCGTTGGTAAAAACCTCTCCTCCCGTCTTTAATCACATCTTTGCCATCTATGGAGGGAAATCTGTTTGATATTCAGAGCAGGAAAATGCCTTCTCGCCACTTATCAGTTTCAATCTGATGAAATATAGCATCATCTGCCTCCTCGGTCTTGTTCTCTGTACGGGGTGATGTTTTAATTGGCCCTCGTGTCAAGATAAGCCTGGACAACCTCTAATAAAGTGATAAATGTTAAGTAATTATGAGTTAAAGACTAACTTCTCTTTGCTTTCCGGTAGTCCAGATGTCGTCCAGCGGAGCCGCTCTGTGCGGGTTGACGATGATGTCCTTCTGCAGTGTGAGCTCAGCTCTAACCTGGCGACGCCCCTTTGGACGAAGGACGGTACCGAGGTGCAGGGCTACAACCTCAACTCGGGTTTCAGGACCGGCACGGACGGGCTGCTGATTATCAAGGCCCGAGAGGACCAGAGCGGTCTGTACACCTGCTACGCTGTTGAGAACACTGTCAAGGTTGCTGTGGTAACATACAATGTGAGCATCAACCTGGATGTGCCGCCTCCTCCACTTGTTGAGCCAACTCACAGTCTCTTTACCACCCGGCCAGCACCGACCCAATCTTCCCTATCTGAGGGGCCCCGGTCACCGCTCCTCCTGCTGTCTCCCAGGAAAATGGAGGCCATCTACCTGTCCCTCATCACCGTCCTCGGAGCGCTCTGCGTGGTCCTCACTGTTGTCCTTGTTTATGTGGGCTTCTGCTTACGAGTCGGCCAAAGAGGAAAGTACTGTTTGCGTGCAGCAACTGCAGCACACCCGATCAGCaagaggagcagcaggagcagaAAGCATCACAGAAACTCCTCCAACATGGAGCCGAAGACCGTCTCGAGTCACTGCAACGGCCTCTGTAACGGCGTTTCTAAGCGACGTAATGGCGACATCATAGATGAAGGCTTTCTGCAAGTTGTCCCAGGTGAAGGTCACACCTCCCTCGGTAAAGAGCCTCCACCCCCAGCCCCGCCTCTCCCTCCTACGCCGCAATTTTCCTCCCCGGAGTTTGACTTTCCGAACGGGCTGTCGGCCACGTTGCCCAGCGTTCTGAGGAGGATGAACGGGAACAGCTACGTGCTGCTGAGGCAAAGCGACTCTGAAAACACATCCCCGCTCTTCTACTCTTTTGCAGATGAGCTCAACAGGATCTTAGAGAAGAGGAAAAACACTCAGCTGCTGCCCAGGCCGGATGAGAGCTCTGTGTAGAGAAAGGGGAGGAGCCAACCTGTGCCTAATGCGACTCATCGTCGTGGACTAAAGCAACGAGTGTCGTTATTTACTTTGGATTTTTTTATAAATAGATACACATTTAGACATTCCTGACACCACAACACAATGTAAATTACAAGCCCCTGTGATGGGCTAAAGCATGAAACTGAAATAAATCTTAATCTACCTCACCTGAATGCTGCCTGGAGAGACAGTCCGATCTGAGAAACGAGGCcgggataagcagctgaaatcaTCACTGATCCACAAAGATAAAGCAGGATAAACAAATCCTAACAAGGAGCGGAGCTTATGGGAATCCACGTGAAGAGTCGATTTAGACTATTGGGGCAGCTAGCCAATGCTTGTTTGCACTGACAACTGTGCTGATGGCTagtgcatttttaaaacatgccaTTCATTTACCTAGTATAAACATGAATGAAAATGAAGCgaacaaagaaaaaaatacaaCATATTTATACATGCATTTTATTTCTCTCCTTCTGTGGACGTTTCTTATCCTGCACTGCAGGTTGCAGGATTTTAGAGTAGAGGCTCAGCATCTGCAGGTTCTACTTAGGGAGGCCTTCCAGCTCTGCTACCACCAGCTGCTCTCCAAGATGACGGGAGTGTGTTGGGATGACTCACTGGACAAGATGCTTAATGACTCAGAGGaccacagcagcagctgcagcagttgTGTGCAACCAGGAAAACTGGGAAAGATAAGATTGGATGGGACTTGCAAAccagattttcaaaataaaatactgacATTTGAACTGCTAACCAATTATGAAGGCACACTACATCAGCTCAAAATGGTGATCTAATCATTACTTATTGGTATTATTATTGCTTATTAACCAGATTTTGTTACTGTATGAATTTTATAAAACTCTATAAGGAAAgaattttaaattaaatgttaatGATCAATAATAAATACGCATTTTTGTTTGTAATTATGATCATATTATAAATGTCAAGATTATATTATCAAGAGTTAATTAAATAGTGATTACATCACCAGGTGCTGTCAGGATGTTATATGGGAAAGTGTCAGTGTTATGCTGATTTTAATGCACTTTAAGAAACAGTTTTGATGTGCATTGGTTAAAGTTGAAGGACATTTTAGTTCAAATGGGCCAGAAGAAGGTTTTTGCCCTTTACTCAGCACTTCTGTGGAGTTCATGACTGTGTCTGCAGGAGGCTGTTGGACACAATGGATCTAAGCGAAACGCTGATTGTGTCTTAACGGAGGCTGAGAGCGCCACTGAGTGACGCTCAGCGGGAGACTGCAGCACTGAACGGCAGACTGAGGAGCACCCAAAGCATCCAAGGTTAATAGTTTTACTGTTTTTTCAGCAGTTCTCGTGCAAAAGACACTGTCAAACAGACACTTTAAGATATGGGTCAAGAAGGGAAGAAGCCAAGGCACAAATGTTTCCTGCAGCAGCTGACTGGATTTATGTTCACTTGTTTGCTAACAGCTTGGTgatttgacagctgcttttaGTTTATGGGAAGGTTTAGAGATTCCCAGATGAAAACAGCTGCTGGAGTGTGATTCACACAGATACTGGCACATGGGGTAATGGAGAATATTATTTTTACATAGATGTGGACACGGTCCCCTTTGGTCTCACAACTTTCTCTGTCAGCCTGCTCTTGTTTCATTTCCTGTCAGAGTGCAGCAataattaaaggggacatattatgcagacctcaccttttgcatccttgtgATGTGCCATGTAGGTCTCTACTGCATCTATGAACACTCCAAACGAGTATAAAAAAAATTCACTCATGTTTGACTTTACGAATCATATACTTAAAACACGCCGTTTTAAAAAGTCccaatttgtgacatcacaaatggggaatttAATTAGAACCACTTGCCACCTCTGcaggctggaggagctgcagctctactcagagcccctcccggataacaGACCATCTTAGCTTACGGCAGCCTGAGCAGGAGACGGGTGGGTCTGGCCAGCTCCAGCCTGTTTTCTTACTCgctctttttttttgttgcatgCATCCATACACATTACGTAACGTAATAGACACATTTGACCTGTGAGTTCAACAGCGTATCCCTTCCTGCCAGGAGCATTTGAGACACGAAACAGCAGCGAAAGCGTTCTACACATCTTGTCCACCAAACCACTAAATCACTGGTTAATTAAAAGTCTACTCATGATTTTGTTAGTTCACACGATAACAAGCAAGgaaaaagatggcagcatgtattCAGAAAGGTCTGTGGTTCTGCTCTGTTTACCTTACACACAAGTAACGACCTACTTTGTTTTACTAGTTAGGCGACTGGACTGGATagcacatgacttttattttgaaagtttctggatatTTTACACtgcctttgtgtttgacttcctgtcaggCCTAATCTGACCTGCTGGGCTTGAAGCATTATAAAGCGTAGCCTGTAAAAGAACAAGACTAATTGTGTACATTTTGCAAAGAAATGCATCACTATGTGTTGAAAATGCGATGCTACATGACTGATTGAAACGCACCTATCCACTATAAGGGCGGCTAATTGCTGCATACTACTCTTCGCAGACAACGCGGCACAATGATTATGCAACCAGCTGAAACACCCGGTAAAAGTGGCAAAACCCaaaaaacggctcattctggaaggtatcgAAACAATCAAGAATAGAACTGCTGAgatcgctttatgtgagaggaattTTGTACAAAACAAcctcataaacatgtttttatcgACCATAAAATCATTCTAAACTAAGGAAAAAATCATAATGTGTcttatttaaagggatactttataacttaaaaataatctttttcttgagccagtatgtgctaaaatgaccctttacagggttaaggaaaggccacccagcccctgtcgCCAGAatgttgcacttgcaacttcagactgatgGACTGCTCTCTTGAGACTTGGAAAAA
This window contains:
- the LOC107375715 gene encoding semaphorin-4G isoform X3, which codes for MCGTHAFKPLCAYIDKRRFVVSSQPEEGRDKCPYGPTTGYTALIIDQQIYTASQYEFWSFPDIRRNSPSPSLKTEDAPTRWLNDADFVGSALVKESLGSGSGDDDKIYFFFTEKSQEQTTTYSHSRVARVARVCKGDRGGRLTLQKRWTSFLKTRLTCSLPEYDFHFNMLRSVFVMPGLTPQDTLFYGIFGLEWKNVKASAVCRFSLPEVKEAFQGPYMENQDSGSNWKEYVGKIPNPRPGTCITDSLRAKSINISTSLPDDVLDFVRRHPLMSQQVQPVDRRPLLFRRTTDYTHMVVHMVQGLDEQMYQVLYMGTDEGWLHKAVDIEGQLHIIEEVQLFEEPQPVDNLLLSKKQMSVYVGSPSGVIQLPLSNCRRYASCYDCVFARDPHCAWNGAECVDVLTQADRSALIQDILHGKSGCEQIPYDVVQRSRSVRVDDDVLLQCELSSNLATPLWTKDGTEVQGYNLNSGFRTGTDGLLIIKAREDQSGLYTCYAVENTVKVAVVTYNVSINLDVPPPPLVEPTHSLFTTRPAPTQSSLSEGPRSPLLLLSPRKMEAIYLSLITVLGALCVVLTVVLVYVGFCLRVGQRGKYCLRAATAAHPISKRSSRSRKHHRNSSNMEPKTVSSHCNGLCNGVSKRRNGDIIDEGFLQVVPGEGHTSLGKEPPPPAPPLPPTPQFSSPEFDFPNGLSATLPSVLRRMNGNSYVLLRQSDSENTSPLFYSFADELNRILEKRKNTQLLPRPDESSV